Proteins encoded by one window of Cupriavidus sp. EM10:
- a CDS encoding dienelactone hydrolase family protein: protein MGKTIQIDTQDGSFSGYLATPAAGKGPGIVLCQEIFGVNATMRQVADYYAEEGYTVLVPDLFWRIARGIELTDKGADFQRALGLYQQFDEDKGVQDVGAALAVLRQRPECIGQTGVLGFCLGGKLAYLAACRLPDVACAVGYYGVGIEHALAEADKIRGRLVLHVAERDGFCPPEAQARIRAALEGRANVELYVYPGMDHAFARSGGEHFDKASALMAHQRSITALRAEMGPHYDFSGLWDKHCEYEFATRDVDATMATMVPEPYVNHIPTMTGGVGYRELKRFYQHHFVHSNPPDTTLIPLSRTIGASQVVDEMLFCFTHTCEIDWMLPGVPPTGKRVEVPLIAIVKFRGDKLYHEHIYWDQASVLVQIGLLDPKGLPVAGVETARKLLDETLPSNMLMARWRQSEGR, encoded by the coding sequence ATGGGCAAGACCATCCAGATCGACACACAGGACGGCAGTTTCAGCGGTTATCTCGCCACCCCGGCGGCCGGCAAGGGCCCGGGCATCGTGCTGTGCCAGGAGATTTTTGGCGTGAATGCCACGATGCGCCAGGTGGCCGACTACTACGCCGAGGAAGGCTATACCGTGCTGGTGCCAGACCTGTTCTGGCGGATCGCACGCGGCATCGAGCTGACAGACAAGGGCGCCGATTTTCAGCGTGCGCTGGGCCTGTACCAGCAATTCGATGAAGACAAGGGCGTGCAGGACGTGGGCGCGGCACTTGCCGTGCTGCGCCAGCGTCCGGAATGCATCGGCCAGACCGGTGTGCTGGGCTTCTGTCTGGGCGGCAAACTGGCCTACCTGGCGGCATGCCGTCTGCCGGACGTGGCCTGCGCCGTGGGCTACTACGGCGTGGGCATCGAGCACGCGCTGGCCGAAGCCGACAAGATTCGCGGCCGGCTGGTGCTGCACGTGGCAGAGCGCGACGGCTTCTGCCCGCCTGAGGCGCAGGCACGCATCCGCGCTGCGCTGGAGGGCCGCGCCAATGTCGAACTATATGTGTACCCGGGCATGGACCACGCGTTCGCGCGGTCCGGCGGCGAGCACTTCGACAAGGCATCAGCGCTGATGGCGCATCAGCGCTCGATTACAGCCCTGCGTGCCGAAATGGGTCCGCACTACGACTTCTCGGGACTGTGGGACAAGCACTGCGAATACGAATTCGCCACCCGCGACGTCGACGCGACCATGGCCACCATGGTGCCCGAGCCCTACGTCAACCATATCCCGACGATGACCGGCGGCGTGGGATACCGCGAACTGAAGCGCTTCTACCAGCATCACTTCGTCCACAGTAACCCGCCGGACACGACGTTGATCCCGCTGTCGCGCACGATCGGTGCCAGCCAGGTGGTGGACGAGATGCTGTTCTGCTTCACCCATACATGCGAGATCGACTGGATGCTGCCTGGCGTGCCGCCGACCGGCAAGCGCGTGGAGGTGCCGCTGATCGCCATCGTCAAGTTCCGCGGCGACAAGCTCTATCACGAGCACATCTACTGGGACCAGGCCAGCGTGCTGGTGCAGATCGGCCTGCTGGACCCGAAGGGTTTGCCGGTAGCCGGCGTGGAAACGGCGCGAAAGCTGCTGGACGAGACGCTGCCGTCGAACATGCTGATGGCACGCTGGCGGCAGAGTGAAGGCAGGTAG
- the rplW gene encoding 50S ribosomal protein L23 — MTQVAKNDHRLMQVLLAPVVSEKATLVADKNEQVVFEVARDANKAEVKAAVELLFKVEVQSVQILNQKGKQKRFGRFMGRRNHVKKAYVALKPGQEINFEAEAK; from the coding sequence ATGACCCAAGTAGCCAAGAACGATCATCGTTTGATGCAGGTGCTGCTCGCGCCCGTGGTTTCCGAAAAGGCAACCCTGGTCGCCGACAAGAACGAACAGGTTGTGTTCGAAGTGGCTCGCGATGCCAACAAGGCAGAAGTGAAGGCCGCCGTCGAACTGCTGTTCAAGGTCGAGGTGCAGTCCGTTCAGATCCTGAACCAGAAGGGCAAACAAAAGCGCTTTGGCCGCTTCATGGGCCGTCGCAACCACGTGAAGAAGGCATACGTGGCGCTGAAGCCGGGTCAGGAAATCAATTTTGAAGCGGAGGCCAAGTAA
- the rplB gene encoding 50S ribosomal protein L2 — MALVKTKPTSPGRRSMVKVVNKDLHKGAPHAPLLEKQFQKSGRNNNGHITTRHKGGGHKHHYRVVDFKRNDKDGIAAKVERLEYDPNRSANIALVLFADGERRYIIATKGMVAGQALMNGSEAPIKAGNNLPIRNIPVGTTINNVEILPGKGAQVARAAGGSAVLLAREGLYAQVRLRSGEVRRVHIECRATIGEVGNEEHSLRVIGKAGATRWRGIRPTVRGVVMNPVDHPHGGGEGKTAAGRDPVSPWGTPAKGYRTRSNKRTDSMIVQRRHKR, encoded by the coding sequence ATGGCACTCGTCAAGACCAAGCCGACTTCCCCGGGTCGTCGCTCGATGGTGAAGGTGGTCAACAAGGACCTTCACAAGGGCGCCCCGCACGCTCCGCTGCTGGAAAAGCAATTCCAGAAGTCGGGCCGTAACAACAACGGTCATATCACCACCCGCCACAAGGGCGGTGGTCATAAGCACCACTACCGCGTGGTCGACTTCAAGCGCAACGACAAGGACGGCATTGCCGCCAAGGTCGAGCGCCTGGAATACGATCCGAACCGCAGCGCGAACATCGCGCTGGTGCTGTTCGCCGACGGCGAGCGCCGCTACATCATCGCCACCAAGGGCATGGTGGCCGGCCAAGCCCTGATGAACGGCTCGGAAGCCCCGATCAAGGCCGGTAACAACCTGCCGATCCGCAACATCCCGGTTGGTACCACGATCAACAACGTGGAGATCCTGCCTGGCAAGGGCGCGCAAGTTGCGCGTGCTGCCGGTGGTTCCGCCGTGCTGCTGGCCCGCGAAGGCCTGTACGCTCAGGTTCGTCTGCGCTCCGGTGAAGTGCGTCGCGTGCATATCGAATGCCGCGCCACCATTGGTGAAGTGGGCAACGAAGAGCACAGCCTGCGTGTGATCGGCAAGGCCGGTGCCACGCGCTGGCGCGGTATTCGCCCGACCGTTCGCGGCGTGGTGATGAACCCGGTGGACCACCCGCATGGTGGTGGTGAAGGCAAGACTGCTGCTGGTCGCGACCCGGTTTCGCCGTGGGGTACCCCGGCCAAGGGTTACCGTACCCGCAGCAACAAGCGCACGGACAGCATGATCGTCCAGCGCCGCCACAAGCGCTAA
- the rpsJ gene encoding 30S ribosomal protein S10, which produces MQNQKIRIRLKAFDYRLIDQSAAEIVDTAKRTGAIVKGPVPLPTRIQRFDILRSPHVNKTSRDQFEIRTHQRLMDIVDPTDKTVDALMKLDLPAGVDVEIKV; this is translated from the coding sequence ATGCAGAACCAGAAGATCCGTATCCGCCTGAAGGCTTTCGACTATCGCCTGATCGACCAGTCGGCTGCCGAAATCGTGGATACCGCCAAGCGTACCGGCGCGATCGTCAAGGGCCCGGTGCCCCTGCCGACCCGCATCCAGCGCTTCGACATCCTGCGTTCGCCGCACGTCAACAAGACCAGCCGCGATCAGTTCGAGATCCGCACTCACCAGCGCCTGATGGACATCGTCGATCCGACGGACAAGACCGTCGACGCGCTGATGAAGCTCGACCTGCCGGCAGGCGTGGACGTCGAGATCAAGGTGTAA
- the tuf gene encoding elongation factor Tu, protein MAKEKFERTKPHVNVGTIGHVDHGKTTLTAAIATVLAAKFGGAAKKYDEIDAAPEEKARGITINTAHVEYETANRHYAHVDCPGHADYVKNMITGAAQMDGAILVCSAADGPMPQTREHILLARQVGVPYIIVFLNKCDMVDDAELLELVEMEVRELLSKYDFPGDDTPIIKGSAKLALEGDKGELGEVAIMNLADALDSYIPTPERAVDGTFLMPVEDVFSISGRGTVVTGRIERGVVKVGEEIEIVGIRPTVKTTCTGVEMFRKLLDQGQAGDNVGLLLRGTKREDVERGQVLCKPGSIKPHTHFTGEVYILSKDEGGRHTPFFNNYRPQFYFRTTDVTGSIELPKDKEMVMPGDNVSITVKLIAPIAMEEGLRFAIREGGRTVGAGVVAKILD, encoded by the coding sequence ATGGCAAAGGAAAAGTTCGAGCGGACCAAGCCGCACGTGAACGTAGGTACGATTGGTCACGTTGACCACGGCAAGACGACGCTGACGGCAGCAATTGCCACGGTGCTGGCTGCGAAGTTTGGCGGCGCCGCCAAGAAGTACGACGAAATCGACGCAGCGCCGGAAGAGAAGGCACGCGGCATCACGATCAACACCGCACACGTGGAATACGAGACGGCCAACCGTCACTACGCCCACGTTGACTGCCCGGGCCACGCTGACTATGTGAAGAACATGATCACGGGCGCTGCGCAGATGGACGGCGCGATCCTGGTTTGCTCGGCTGCCGACGGCCCGATGCCGCAAACGCGCGAGCACATCCTGCTGGCCCGTCAGGTTGGCGTGCCGTACATCATCGTGTTCCTGAACAAGTGCGACATGGTCGATGACGCCGAGCTGCTGGAACTGGTGGAAATGGAAGTGCGCGAACTTCTGTCGAAGTACGACTTCCCGGGCGACGACACCCCGATCATCAAGGGTTCGGCCAAGCTGGCGCTGGAAGGCGACAAGGGCGAGCTGGGCGAAGTGGCGATCATGAACCTGGCCGACGCGCTGGATTCGTACATCCCGACGCCGGAGCGCGCCGTTGACGGTACGTTCCTGATGCCCGTGGAAGACGTGTTCTCGATCTCGGGCCGCGGTACCGTGGTGACCGGCCGTATCGAGCGTGGCGTGGTGAAGGTCGGCGAAGAAATCGAAATCGTGGGTATCCGCCCGACGGTGAAGACGACCTGCACGGGCGTGGAAATGTTCCGCAAGCTGCTGGACCAGGGTCAGGCCGGCGACAACGTGGGTCTGCTGCTGCGCGGCACGAAGCGCGAAGACGTCGAGCGTGGTCAAGTCCTGTGCAAGCCGGGCTCGATCAAGCCGCACACGCACTTCACGGGTGAGGTCTACATCCTGTCGAAGGACGAAGGTGGCCGTCACACGCCGTTCTTCAACAACTACCGCCCGCAGTTCTACTTCCGTACGACCGACGTGACTGGCTCGATCGAGCTGCCGAAGGACAAGGAAATGGTCATGCCGGGTGACAACGTGTCGATCACCGTCAAGCTGATCGCCCCGATCGCCATGGAAGAAGGCCTGCGCTTCGCTATCCGCGAAGGCGGCCGTACCGTCGGCGCCGGCGTTGTGGCAAAGATCCTCGACTAA
- the fusA gene encoding elongation factor G: protein MARKTPIERYRNIGISAHIDAGKTTTTERILFYTGVNHKIGEVHDGAATMDWMEQEQERGITITSAATTAFWKGMGGNYPEHRFNIIDTPGHVDFTIEVERSMRVLDGACMVYCAVGGVQPQSETVWRQANKYRVPRLAFVNKMDRTGANFFKVYDQLKTRLKANPVPVVVPIGAEDGFQGVVDLLEMKAIVWDEASQGVKFEYQDIPAELQATADEWREKMVESAAEASEELMEKYLGGEELTRAEIVKALRDRTIACEIQPMLCGTAFKNKGVQRMLDAVIDFLPSPVDIPPVTGTDEDDSEKKLERKADDSEKFSALAFKIMTDPFVGQLIFFRVYSGKINSGDTVYNPVKQKKERLGRILQMHANQREEIKEVLAGDIAAAVGLKDATTGDTLCDPAAPIVLERMVFPEPVISQAVEPKTKADQEKMGIALNRLAAEDPSFRVRTDEESGQTIISGMGELHLEILVDRMKREFGVEANIGAPQVAYRETIRKKAEDVEGKFVKQSGGRGQYGHAVITLEPQEPGKGFEFIDAIKGGVIPREYIPAVEKGIVDTLPAGILAGFPVVDVKVTLTFGSYHDVDSNENAFRMAGSMAFKEAMRKASPVLLEPMMAVEVETPEDYTGTVMGDLSSRRGIVQGMDDMVGGGKIIKAEVPLSEMFGYSTALRSATQGRATYTMEFKHYAEAPKNIAEAVMTAKGK from the coding sequence GCTACCGTAACATCGGTATTTCGGCTCACATTGACGCGGGTAAAACCACCACGACCGAGCGGATCCTGTTCTACACCGGTGTTAACCACAAGATCGGTGAAGTGCATGATGGCGCGGCCACCATGGACTGGATGGAGCAGGAGCAGGAGCGTGGCATCACGATTACCTCCGCTGCTACCACCGCCTTCTGGAAGGGCATGGGCGGCAACTATCCCGAGCACCGCTTCAACATCATCGACACCCCGGGCCACGTGGACTTCACCATCGAGGTGGAGCGTTCCATGCGCGTGCTGGACGGCGCCTGCATGGTGTACTGCGCAGTGGGTGGCGTGCAGCCGCAGTCGGAAACCGTCTGGCGTCAGGCCAACAAGTATCGCGTGCCGCGTCTGGCGTTCGTCAACAAGATGGACCGTACCGGCGCGAACTTCTTCAAGGTCTACGACCAGCTGAAGACCCGCCTGAAGGCCAACCCGGTGCCCGTGGTGGTGCCGATCGGCGCAGAAGACGGCTTCCAGGGCGTGGTTGACCTGCTCGAAATGAAGGCGATCGTCTGGGACGAAGCCAGCCAGGGCGTGAAGTTCGAATACCAGGACATCCCGGCCGAGCTGCAAGCTACCGCTGACGAATGGCGCGAGAAGATGGTCGAGTCCGCCGCCGAAGCCAGCGAAGAGCTGATGGAAAAGTACCTGGGCGGCGAAGAGCTGACCCGCGCCGAGATCGTCAAGGCGCTGCGTGACCGTACCATCGCCTGCGAAATCCAGCCGATGCTGTGCGGCACCGCGTTCAAGAACAAGGGCGTGCAACGTATGCTGGACGCCGTGATCGACTTCCTGCCGTCGCCGGTCGACATTCCGCCGGTTACGGGTACGGACGAGGACGACAGCGAGAAGAAGCTGGAGCGCAAGGCTGACGACAGCGAGAAGTTCTCGGCGCTGGCGTTCAAGATCATGACCGACCCGTTCGTCGGCCAGCTGATCTTCTTCCGCGTGTACTCGGGCAAGATCAACTCGGGCGACACCGTGTACAACCCGGTGAAGCAGAAGAAGGAGCGTCTGGGCCGTATTCTGCAGATGCACGCCAACCAGCGCGAAGAAATCAAGGAAGTGCTGGCCGGCGACATCGCCGCCGCGGTGGGCCTGAAGGATGCGACCACGGGCGACACGCTGTGCGATCCGGCTGCGCCGATCGTGCTCGAGCGCATGGTGTTCCCGGAGCCGGTGATCTCGCAGGCTGTCGAGCCGAAGACCAAGGCCGACCAGGAAAAGATGGGCATCGCCCTGAACCGCCTGGCCGCCGAAGATCCGTCGTTCCGCGTGCGTACCGATGAAGAATCGGGCCAGACCATCATTTCCGGCATGGGCGAGCTCCACCTGGAAATTCTGGTCGACCGCATGAAGCGCGAATTCGGCGTGGAAGCCAACATCGGCGCACCGCAGGTTGCCTACCGCGAAACCATCCGCAAGAAGGCCGAGGACGTCGAAGGCAAGTTCGTCAAGCAGTCGGGCGGCCGCGGCCAGTACGGTCACGCCGTGATCACGCTGGAACCGCAAGAGCCGGGCAAGGGCTTCGAATTCATCGACGCCATCAAGGGCGGTGTGATTCCTCGCGAATACATCCCGGCGGTGGAAAAGGGTATCGTCGACACGCTGCCGGCCGGTATTCTGGCGGGCTTCCCGGTGGTGGACGTGAAGGTCACGCTGACGTTCGGTTCGTACCACGATGTGGACTCGAACGAAAACGCGTTCCGCATGGCCGGCTCGATGGCTTTCAAGGAAGCCATGCGCAAGGCCAGCCCGGTTCTGCTCGAGCCGATGATGGCCGTGGAAGTGGAAACGCCGGAAGACTACACGGGTACCGTGATGGGCGATCTGTCGTCCCGCCGCGGCATCGTGCAGGGCATGGACGACATGGTTGGCGGCGGCAAGATCATCAAGGCCGAAGTCCCGCTGTCGGAAATGTTCGGTTACTCGACCGCACTGCGCTCGGCCACGCAAGGCCGCGCCACGTACACCATGGAATTCAAGCACTACGCCGAGGCACCGAAGAATATCGCCGAAGCAGTGATGACGGCCAAGGGCAAGTAA
- the rplC gene encoding 50S ribosomal protein L3: MSLGLVGRKVGMTRIFTDDGDSIPVTVVEVGDNRVTQIKTDETDGYTAVQVTFGSRRASRVTKPLAGHLAKAGVEAGEIIKEFRIDAAKAAELQAGGSLSVDLFQVGQKIDVQGVTIGKGYAGTIKRYHFASGRATHGNSRSHNVPGSIGMAQDPGRVFPGKRMTGHLGDVTRTVQNLEIAKIDAERKLLLVKGAIPGSKGGKVIVTPAVKAKA; this comes from the coding sequence ATGAGCCTTGGCCTTGTAGGTCGCAAGGTTGGCATGACCCGTATTTTCACGGACGACGGTGATTCGATTCCCGTTACCGTGGTCGAGGTCGGCGACAACCGCGTGACGCAAATCAAGACGGACGAGACCGACGGTTATACCGCGGTTCAAGTCACCTTCGGCAGCCGGCGCGCAAGCCGCGTCACCAAGCCGCTGGCGGGTCATCTCGCCAAAGCCGGCGTGGAAGCTGGCGAAATCATCAAAGAATTCCGCATCGATGCAGCCAAGGCTGCCGAACTGCAAGCTGGCGGTTCGCTGTCGGTCGACCTGTTCCAGGTCGGTCAGAAGATCGACGTGCAGGGCGTGACCATCGGTAAGGGCTACGCCGGTACCATCAAGCGCTACCACTTCGCTTCGGGTCGTGCCACCCACGGTAACTCGCGTTCGCACAACGTGCCGGGTTCCATCGGTATGGCGCAGGATCCGGGTCGCGTGTTCCCGGGCAAGCGCATGACGGGTCACCTCGGTGACGTCACCCGTACGGTGCAAAACCTCGAGATCGCCAAGATCGACGCAGAGCGCAAGCTGCTGCTGGTCAAGGGCGCCATCCCCGGTTCCAAGGGCGGCAAGGTCATCGTGACCCCGGCCGTCAAGGCCAAAGCTTAA
- the rplD gene encoding 50S ribosomal protein L4 — MELKLLQDNGQVGAGVAASPEVFGRDYNEALVHQIVVAYQANARSGNRKQKDREEVKHTTKKPWRQKGTGRARAGMSSSPLWRGGGRIFPNSPEENFSQKVNKKMFRAGMRSIYSQLAREGRINVVDGFAVDAPKTKLLADKFKAMGLDSVLIITDSLDENLYLASRNLPNVAVVEPRHADPLSLVHYKKVLVTKAAVAQIEELLK; from the coding sequence ATGGAACTCAAGCTCCTCCAGGACAACGGTCAAGTCGGCGCTGGCGTTGCAGCCTCGCCGGAAGTGTTCGGCCGTGACTACAACGAAGCTCTGGTTCACCAGATCGTCGTTGCGTATCAGGCGAACGCCCGTAGCGGTAACCGCAAGCAGAAGGACCGCGAAGAGGTCAAGCACACGACCAAGAAGCCGTGGCGCCAGAAGGGTACGGGCCGTGCTCGTGCCGGTATGTCGTCCTCGCCGCTGTGGCGTGGCGGTGGCCGTATCTTCCCGAATTCGCCGGAAGAGAACTTCAGCCAGAAGGTCAACAAGAAGATGTTCCGTGCCGGTATGCGCTCGATTTACTCGCAGCTCGCACGTGAAGGTCGTATCAACGTAGTGGACGGTTTCGCTGTCGACGCGCCCAAGACCAAGCTGCTGGCCGACAAGTTCAAGGCCATGGGCCTGGACTCGGTGCTGATCATCACCGACAGCCTCGATGAAAACCTCTACCTGGCTTCGCGCAACCTGCCCAATGTGGCAGTCGTGGAGCCGCGTCACGCTGATCCGCTGTCGCTGGTGCACTACAAGAAGGTGCTCGTGACGAAGGCAGCTGTCGCGCAGATCGAGGAGTTGCTGAAATGA